In a genomic window of Carassius gibelio isolate Cgi1373 ecotype wild population from Czech Republic chromosome A3, carGib1.2-hapl.c, whole genome shotgun sequence:
- the unm_sa1261 gene encoding serine/threonine-protein kinase SBK1 — MSSSPHVSRSSVDILEELQLITAEKLETLDFNKYYEVIRELGKGTYGKVDLVIHKIRGTKMALKFLRKKTTKLKSFLREYSISLYLSPCPFIINMFGIAFETDEYYIFAQEYALAGDLFDIIPPQVGLPESVAKRCVHQVAIALDYLHCKKLVHRDIKPENVLIFDKECRKVKLSDFGMTRCAGSPVKRVSGTIPYTAPELCDPSRQEGLCVDYSTDVWAFGVLLFCMLTGNFPWEKALPSDAFYEEFVRWQHRRRRASTVPSQWRRFTDEALRMFRCLLAIEQDRRCSVEQVFSYFTHNWMLDTENGNTSHVSGGNSGTAMNGRQAELSSSSSEEDELVDRLKQQSLSPVYGVTKGGIIMEPVTAHYSSTSSNSPASSTGGYERVHRDNNGNNGRILVTTPIEICV; from the exons ATGAGCTCCTCGCCCCACGTGTCCCGTTCCTCTGTTGACATCCTGGAAGAGCTGCAGCTCATCACTGCTGAGAAGCTGGAGACGCTGGACTTCAATAAGTACTACGAGGTCATCAGGGAGCTGGGCAAGGGCACCTATGGGAAGGTGGACCTGGTCATCCACAAGATCAGAG GCACGAAAATGGCCTTGAAATTCTTGCGGAAGAAAACGACTAAGCTGAAGAGCTTCCTCCGCGAGTACAGCATCTCTCTCTACCTGTCACCTTGTCCTTTCATCATCAACATGTTCGGCATTGCCTTCGAAACGGATGAATATTACATCTTCGCTCAAGAGTATGCCCTGGCAGGCGATCTCTTTGACATCATTCCTCCTCAG GTTGGGCTGCCGGAGAGCGTTGCCAAGCGGTGCGTGCACCAGGTGGCGATTGCACTGGATTACCTGCACTGCAAGAAGCTGGTGCATCGTGACATAAAGCCGGAGAACGTCCTCATCTTTGATAAGGAGTGCCGGAAGGTGAAACTGTCAGACTTTGGCATGACGCGGTGCGCTGGCTCTCCGGTGAAGCGGGTGAGCGGGACCATCCCGTACACGGCTCCAGAACTGTGCGACCCCAGTCGGCAAGAGGGCCTGTGTGTAGACTACAGCACTGATGTGTGGGCCTTCGGTGTACTTCTGTTCTGCATGCTCACTGGGAACTTCCCTTGGGAAAAAGCACTCCCATCCGACGCTTTCTACGAGGAGTTTGTGCGCTGGCAGCATCGGCGCAGGCGAGCCAGCACGGTGCCTTCACAGTGGCGTCGCTTCACTGACGAGGCGCTGCGCATGTTTCGCTGTCTGCTGGCCATCGAGCAGGACCGCCGATGCTCCGTCGAACAGGTCTTCAGCTACTTCACTCACAACTGGATGCTCGACACGGAGAACGGCAACACCTCCCATGTCTCGGGCGGTAACAGCGGCACAGCGATGAACGGCCGCCAGGCTGAGCTTAGCTCGTCTTCCTCTGAAGAAGATGAGTTGGTGGACCGTTTGAAGCAGCAGAGCTTGTCCCCTGTGTATGGGGTCACCAAAGGAGGCATCATCATGGAGCCGGTGACGGCGCACTACTCCTCTACATCCTCGAACAGCCCTGCTTCCTCCACTGGAGGCTACGAACGTGTCCACCGAGACAACAACGGCAACAATGGCCGCATCCTGGTCACAACACCTATTGAAATATGTGTGTAG